A genome region from Streptomyces xanthophaeus includes the following:
- a CDS encoding lysylphosphatidylglycerol synthase transmembrane domain-containing protein: protein MTTKEQGVSPPDGAATDDGARPDDGRAARPEPVPEPRPEPPRPGGRTDRTGKAEAAGAAQAEGTKAGAAQAEGTKAGEAEAEAVDAKAARARARAGGATATGAGPHGHATTDADRVEVDEPLLAARVHRPSDLVRLLVGILGIAVLLGIAAFAHGTTVGLEEDISKGTGQAPALLIKVAALVSSIAVLLLPVAFAIERLIKRDGLRIADGVLAAVLAHGVTLATDLWVSQAAPETIQDALTRPAAGGTLTDPVHGYLAPVIAYMTAVGMTRRPHWRVALWVVLLLNALAMLVNGYTTPFSIILTVLIGWSVAYGTLYAVGSPNVRPTGQHLLAGLRRVGFQPVSAMRAEMPEGPEPSEANDRGRRYHVTLEDGPPLDVTIVDREQQAHGFFYRVWRRLTLRGITTGRSLQSLRQALEQEALLAYAAIAAGANAPKLIATSELGPDAVMLVYEHLDVRALDALADEEITDELIHHTWKQVRALQSRRIAHRRLTGDALVVDRSGNVILTDLRGGEIAAGDLVLRMDIAQLLTTLGLRVGAERAVASAVSVLGPDAVADCLPLLQPIALSRSTRATLRKLARERAERQREAVLESSRAAKAAREAESAASATPVSASAAADRKAEKKALEDALDGAREEDLLTQIRHQVLLIRPQAPVEPARLERIRPRTLVSFIAGAFGAYFLLTQLAHVDFATIIAEAQWGWVGAALAFSALTYFAAAMSLLGFVPERVSFLRTVVAQVAGSFVKLVAPAAVGGVALNTRFLQRAGVRPGLAVASVGASQLFGLASHIVLLLSFGYLTGTEKTPEMTPSRAVIAGLLTVAVLVLVVTAVPFMRKFVVTRVRALFAGVVPRMLDVLQRPKKLVTGIGGMLLLTGCFVMCLDASIRAFGGGEAISYASIAVVFLAGNALGSAAPTPGGMGAVETTLTLGLIAAGLEKEVAISAVLLFRLMTFWLPVLPGWISFNFLTRKEAI from the coding sequence GCCGAGGCCGAGGCGGTCGATGCCAAGGCCGCCAGGGCCCGGGCCAGGGCCGGCGGGGCCACCGCGACCGGCGCGGGCCCGCACGGTCACGCCACCACGGACGCCGACCGGGTCGAGGTCGACGAACCGCTGCTCGCCGCCCGCGTGCACCGGCCGTCCGACCTCGTACGCCTGCTCGTCGGCATCCTCGGTATCGCCGTCCTCCTCGGCATCGCCGCCTTCGCCCACGGCACCACCGTGGGTCTGGAGGAGGACATCAGCAAGGGCACCGGCCAGGCGCCCGCCCTGCTGATCAAGGTCGCCGCGCTGGTGTCCAGCATCGCGGTGCTGCTGCTGCCCGTCGCCTTCGCCATCGAGCGGCTGATCAAACGCGACGGGCTGCGCATCGCCGACGGCGTGCTCGCGGCCGTCCTCGCGCACGGCGTCACCCTCGCCACCGATCTGTGGGTCTCGCAGGCCGCCCCCGAGACCATCCAGGACGCCCTCACCCGCCCCGCGGCCGGCGGGACGCTGACCGACCCGGTCCACGGCTACCTCGCGCCCGTCATCGCGTACATGACGGCGGTCGGGATGACCCGCAGACCCCACTGGCGGGTCGCCCTGTGGGTGGTCCTGCTGCTCAACGCCCTGGCCATGCTGGTCAACGGGTACACCACCCCCTTCTCGATCATCCTCACCGTGCTGATCGGCTGGAGCGTCGCCTACGGCACCCTGTACGCCGTCGGCTCGCCCAACGTGCGCCCCACCGGGCAGCACCTCCTCGCAGGACTGCGCCGGGTCGGCTTCCAGCCGGTCAGCGCGATGCGCGCGGAGATGCCCGAGGGCCCCGAGCCCTCCGAGGCCAACGACCGGGGCCGCCGCTACCACGTGACCCTGGAGGACGGGCCGCCGCTCGACGTCACGATCGTCGACCGTGAGCAGCAGGCCCACGGCTTCTTCTACCGGGTCTGGCGCCGGCTCACCCTGCGCGGCATCACCACCGGGCGCAGCCTGCAGTCGCTGCGCCAGGCGCTGGAGCAGGAGGCGCTCCTCGCGTACGCGGCCATCGCGGCGGGGGCGAACGCGCCGAAGCTGATCGCCACCTCCGAGCTCGGTCCGGACGCGGTGATGCTCGTGTACGAGCACCTGGACGTCCGGGCCCTCGACGCGCTCGCCGACGAGGAGATCACCGACGAGCTGATCCACCACACGTGGAAGCAGGTACGGGCCCTCCAGTCGCGGCGGATCGCACACCGCCGGCTCACCGGCGACGCCCTTGTGGTGGATCGTTCCGGCAACGTCATCCTGACCGACCTGCGCGGCGGCGAGATCGCCGCCGGCGACCTGGTGCTCCGGATGGACATCGCCCAGCTGCTGACCACGCTCGGCCTGCGGGTCGGCGCCGAGCGCGCGGTGGCCTCGGCCGTGTCGGTACTCGGCCCGGACGCGGTGGCGGACTGCCTTCCGCTGCTCCAGCCGATCGCGCTGAGCCGTTCCACCCGGGCGACGCTGCGCAAGCTGGCCCGGGAGCGGGCGGAGCGGCAGCGGGAGGCCGTACTGGAGTCCTCGCGGGCGGCGAAGGCGGCGCGCGAGGCGGAGTCCGCGGCCTCCGCAACCCCGGTCTCCGCCTCGGCCGCCGCCGACCGCAAGGCCGAGAAGAAGGCCCTGGAGGATGCGCTGGACGGGGCCCGTGAGGAGGATCTGCTGACCCAGATCCGCCACCAGGTGCTGCTGATCCGGCCGCAGGCGCCGGTGGAGCCGGCCCGGCTGGAGCGGATCCGGCCGCGCACGCTGGTCTCGTTCATCGCGGGCGCGTTCGGTGCGTACTTCCTGCTCACGCAGCTCGCCCACGTGGACTTCGCCACCATCATCGCCGAGGCGCAGTGGGGCTGGGTCGGGGCGGCGCTCGCCTTCTCGGCGCTGACGTACTTCGCGGCGGCGATGAGCCTGCTGGGCTTCGTGCCCGAGCGGGTGTCGTTCCTGCGGACGGTGGTCGCGCAGGTGGCCGGGTCGTTCGTGAAGCTGGTGGCCCCGGCGGCCGTCGGCGGTGTCGCGCTGAACACGCGGTTCCTGCAGCGGGCGGGGGTCCGGCCGGGGCTGGCGGTCGCGAGCGTGGGCGCCTCCCAGCTGTTCGGGCTGGCCAGCCACATCGTGCTGCTGCTGTCCTTCGGCTATCTGACCGGGACCGAGAAGACCCCGGAGATGACCCCGTCCCGGGCGGTCATCGCGGGTCTGCTGACGGTGGCCGTCCTGGTGCTGGTGGTGACGGCCGTCCCGTTCATGCGGAAGTTCGTGGTGACGCGGGTCCGGGCGCTGTTCGCGGGCGTGGTCCCGCGCATGCTGGACGTGCTCCAGCGGCCGAAGAAGCTGGTGACCGGCATCGGCGGGATGCTGCTGCTGACGGGCTGCTTCGTGATGTGCCTCGATGCGTCGATCCGTGCGTTCGGGGGCGGCGAGGCCATCAGCTACGCGAGCATCGCGGTGGTGTTCCTGGCGGGCAACGCGCTGGGGTCGGCGGCGCCGACGCCGGGCGGTATGGGCGCGGTGGAGACCACGCTGACCCTCGGACTGATCGCGGCGGGCCTGGAGAAGGAGGTCGCGATCTCGGCGGTGCTGCTGTTCCGCCTGATGACCTTCTGGCTGCCGGTGCTGCCGGGGTGGATCTCGTTCAACTTCCTGACCCGCAAGGAAGCCATCTAG
- a CDS encoding NAD-dependent epimerase/dehydratase, translated as MRVLLIGANGYLGRYVADRLLADPAVQLTALGRGDDADVRFDLATGSPGALTRFLDAVHPGVVINCAGATRGGARELTRHNTVAVATICESLRRSGCGARLVQLGCAAEYGPSQPGSSTAEDAVPRPGGPYGVSKLAATELVLGSGLDAVVLRIFSPVGPGTPAGSPLGRLAEAMRRAMQAGDGELKLSGLGVQRDFVDVRDVARAVHAASLSAAQGVVNIGTGRAVRLRDAAAVLARVAGYGGALHELDVPHGGPQQTHGHPGRPAGLATIGSPRSEATAEQMAAAAPQPYPYPDGCGAWQQADVRTARDRLGWRPRINLEESLADIWMEAACRI; from the coding sequence ATGAGGGTGCTGCTGATCGGAGCCAACGGATACCTCGGCCGCTACGTCGCCGACCGGCTGCTCGCCGACCCCGCCGTCCAGCTCACCGCGCTCGGCCGCGGCGACGACGCCGACGTCCGCTTCGACCTCGCCACCGGCAGCCCCGGCGCGCTCACCCGCTTCCTCGACGCCGTCCACCCGGGCGTCGTCATCAACTGCGCCGGAGCCACCCGGGGCGGGGCCCGGGAACTCACCCGGCACAACACCGTCGCCGTCGCGACGATCTGCGAGTCGCTGCGCCGCAGCGGCTGCGGGGCACGCCTCGTGCAGCTCGGCTGCGCCGCCGAGTACGGGCCCAGTCAGCCCGGATCGTCCACGGCCGAGGACGCCGTGCCGAGACCGGGTGGGCCGTACGGGGTGAGCAAACTGGCCGCCACCGAGCTGGTCCTGGGCTCCGGGCTGGACGCCGTCGTGCTGCGGATCTTCTCGCCCGTCGGCCCCGGCACCCCCGCCGGATCCCCCCTCGGCCGGCTCGCCGAGGCCATGCGCCGCGCGATGCAGGCGGGCGACGGCGAGCTGAAGCTCAGCGGGCTCGGCGTGCAGCGCGACTTCGTCGACGTACGGGACGTGGCGCGGGCCGTGCACGCCGCCTCGCTGTCCGCCGCCCAGGGCGTGGTCAACATCGGCACCGGACGTGCGGTCCGGCTGCGCGACGCGGCCGCGGTGCTGGCCCGGGTCGCCGGGTACGGGGGCGCCCTGCACGAGCTGGACGTCCCGCACGGCGGGCCCCAGCAGACGCACGGGCACCCCGGCCGCCCGGCCGGACTGGCCACCATCGGCTCCCCGCGCTCCGAGGCCACCGCCGAACAGATGGCCGCCGCGGCCCCCCAGCCGTACCCCTACCCGGACGGCTGCGGAGCCTGGCAGCAGGCGGATGTCCGTACCGCCCGGGACCGGCTCGGCTGGCGGCCCCGGATCAACCTGGAGGAATCCCTCGCGGACATCTGGATGGAGGCGGCGTGCCGCATCTGA
- the moeZ gene encoding adenylyltransferase/sulfurtransferase MoeZ, translating to MSLPPLVEPAAELTVDEVRRYSRHLIIPDVGMDGQKRLKNAKVLAVGAGGLGSPALMYLAAAGVGTLGIVEFDEVDESNLQRQIIHSQADIGRSKAESARDSVLGINPYVNVVLHEERLEAENVMEIFSQYDLIVDGTDNFATRYLVNDACVLLNKPYVWGSIYRFDGQASVFWSEHGPCYRCLYPEPPPPGMVPSCAEGGVLGVLCASIGSIQVTEAIKVLTGVGEPLVGRLMIYDALEMQYRQVKVRKDPDCAVCGPNATVTELIDYEAFCGVVSEEAQEAAAGSTITPKQLKEWIDTDEPIEIIDVREKNEYEIVSIPGAKLIPKGEFLMGTALQDLPQDKRIVLHCKTGVRSAEVLAVLKSAGFADAVHVGGGVIGWVHQIEPEKPVY from the coding sequence GTGTCGCTGCCACCGCTGGTCGAGCCAGCAGCTGAGCTCACCGTTGACGAGGTCCGTCGGTATTCGCGGCACCTGATCATCCCGGATGTCGGGATGGACGGCCAGAAGCGCCTGAAGAACGCCAAGGTGCTGGCCGTGGGTGCCGGCGGTCTCGGTTCGCCCGCCCTCATGTACCTCGCCGCGGCCGGTGTCGGCACGCTGGGCATCGTGGAGTTCGACGAGGTCGACGAGTCGAACCTGCAGCGCCAGATCATCCACAGCCAGGCGGACATCGGCCGTTCCAAGGCCGAGTCGGCCCGCGACAGCGTGCTGGGCATCAACCCGTACGTGAACGTGGTCCTTCACGAAGAGCGGCTCGAAGCCGAGAACGTGATGGAGATCTTCAGCCAGTACGACCTCATCGTCGACGGCACGGACAACTTCGCCACGCGCTACCTGGTCAACGACGCCTGCGTGCTGCTGAACAAGCCGTACGTGTGGGGCTCGATCTACCGCTTCGACGGCCAGGCCTCCGTCTTCTGGTCCGAGCACGGCCCGTGCTACCGCTGCCTCTACCCGGAGCCCCCGCCGCCGGGCATGGTCCCGAGCTGCGCCGAGGGCGGCGTGCTGGGCGTGCTCTGCGCGTCCATCGGGTCGATCCAGGTCACCGAGGCCATCAAGGTCCTCACGGGCGTCGGCGAGCCGCTGGTCGGCCGCCTGATGATCTACGACGCCCTGGAGATGCAGTACCGCCAGGTCAAGGTCCGCAAGGACCCCGACTGCGCCGTCTGCGGTCCGAACGCGACCGTCACCGAGCTCATCGACTACGAGGCCTTCTGCGGCGTCGTGTCGGAGGAGGCCCAGGAGGCCGCCGCCGGTTCGACGATCACTCCGAAGCAGCTCAAGGAGTGGATCGACACCGACGAGCCCATCGAGATCATCGACGTCCGTGAGAAGAACGAGTACGAGATCGTCTCGATCCCCGGCGCGAAGCTGATCCCCAAGGGCGAGTTCCTGATGGGCACCGCCCTCCAGGACCTGCCGCAGGACAAGCGGATCGTCCTGCACTGCAAGACGGGTGTCCGCAGTGCGGAAGTCCTCGCGGTCCTGAAGTCCGCCGGCTTCGCGGACGCGGTGCACGTCGGCGGCGGCGTCATCGGCTGGGTCCACCAGATCGAGCCCGAGAAGCCGGTCTACTAG
- a CDS encoding SUKH-4 family immunity protein: MSEDLHSRCPFDDPAAVLRADRAALRGASAGEGGIGREVFTQAEAVFGQAGVGRAEFASWLHFAATVLGHHDYAARVAEAEPGLPWRTVWAWWRPVGAYVAEPNLSGDRTAEVYDLDGGAAAKVWALWCEDAWFDLDTGRRLPAPAGGGAVERKTEEPDGPWLFDPEDEGWALHCPGTWEEPVVLGGGRYLYAEDRGVVVVEENAAALADWPRGGADTSSWESAEDAPWFRAGTRGSGPLTAAGLARTFGDAWVTRVPGDELPDALEHPATREFLSGIGLPRHWAAGVSSFAVAPELLRPLTAAAPEAGDEDLLHLGTFDFGYTDPGLVGVHRVTGAVHMYQESVIPLARDVASFTGFLDGVRRYMGACWSPYPAEDGTGAFLQAMEALDPGALAGGSPSAETWEHLFAAITELSVYGY, encoded by the coding sequence ATGAGCGAAGACCTGCACAGCCGTTGCCCGTTCGACGATCCGGCCGCGGTGCTGCGCGCGGACCGGGCGGCCCTGCGGGGCGCGTCCGCCGGTGAAGGGGGCATCGGGCGGGAGGTGTTCACGCAGGCCGAGGCCGTCTTCGGGCAGGCCGGCGTGGGGCGGGCGGAGTTCGCCTCCTGGCTGCACTTCGCCGCGACCGTGCTCGGGCACCACGACTACGCCGCCCGCGTCGCCGAGGCCGAACCGGGGCTGCCCTGGCGGACGGTGTGGGCCTGGTGGCGGCCCGTCGGCGCCTACGTGGCCGAGCCGAACCTCAGCGGGGACCGCACCGCCGAGGTGTACGACCTCGACGGGGGCGCGGCCGCGAAGGTGTGGGCCCTGTGGTGCGAGGACGCCTGGTTCGACCTGGACACGGGGCGCCGGCTGCCCGCTCCGGCCGGCGGCGGGGCCGTCGAACGGAAGACGGAGGAGCCGGACGGCCCTTGGCTGTTCGACCCGGAGGACGAGGGCTGGGCCTTGCACTGCCCCGGCACCTGGGAGGAGCCGGTCGTGCTCGGCGGTGGCCGCTACCTGTACGCGGAGGATCGCGGGGTCGTGGTGGTGGAGGAGAACGCCGCGGCGCTCGCCGACTGGCCCCGGGGCGGCGCCGACACCTCCTCCTGGGAATCCGCCGAGGACGCACCGTGGTTCCGCGCGGGCACGCGCGGCTCCGGTCCGCTCACCGCGGCCGGACTCGCCCGGACCTTCGGCGACGCATGGGTCACCCGCGTCCCCGGCGACGAGCTCCCGGACGCGCTGGAGCACCCGGCCACCCGGGAGTTCCTGAGCGGCATCGGGCTGCCGCGCCACTGGGCCGCGGGCGTCAGCTCGTTCGCGGTCGCCCCGGAGTTGCTGCGGCCGCTGACCGCGGCGGCCCCGGAGGCGGGCGACGAGGACCTCCTGCACCTCGGGACCTTCGACTTCGGGTACACGGACCCGGGCCTGGTGGGCGTCCACCGCGTCACCGGGGCGGTGCACATGTACCAGGAGTCGGTCATCCCGCTGGCCCGGGACGTGGCGTCCTTCACCGGGTTCCTCGACGGCGTACGCCGGTACATGGGCGCCTGCTGGTCCCCGTACCCGGCCGAGGACGGCACCGGCGCCTTCCTCCAGGCGATGGAGGCCCTGGATCCCGGGGCGCTGGCCGGCGGCTCGCCCTCCGCCGAGACCTGGGAGCACCTGTTCGCCGCGATCACGGAGCTCAGCGTGTACGGCTACTGA
- a CDS encoding DUF3492 domain-containing protein: MRIGLLTEGGYPYATGEARLWCDRLVRGLPQHEFEIYALSRSAEQERARVPLPEHVTRVRTAPLWAPADDGRTYSRRERRRFTDCFRQLVHGICAGEAEPFAAGLYGLAGLAREQGGMYAALRSESAVRALESACRAPGAARTVQTAQVADLLEFVDELEVMLRPLSLDWYGENARAEGSLGEADICHAAAGGVAALPGLLAKRFFGVPLLVTEYGVQLRAHYLSRLGTRGEPETRPAVRALLAAFQLRLATEIYARADFLTPGNAHARRWQERCGATRERLRTVYPGMEADRFATVGEAPDRGDPDTLVWVGRIEPAKDLIALLHAFAEVRRAAPGTRLRIFATAMTPGYLADCRSLAAQLFPDEAADSVTVGENPVTFEEIGGPDAPTKAEAYGAGRVVVLSSVIEGFPVTLAEAMLCGRATVSTDVGAVCEVIGGTGLVVPPRNPRALAEACLSLLHDPERAQRLGAAARARALELFTVEQNVAAFQEIYLRLLAKGSARPDGEIPFARPPEARVPGHWTSPTWAPAPEPSPEAAV, translated from the coding sequence GTGCGGATCGGACTGCTCACGGAAGGTGGTTATCCGTATGCGACGGGAGAGGCCAGGCTGTGGTGCGACCGGCTCGTGCGCGGGCTCCCGCAGCACGAGTTCGAGATCTACGCACTGAGCCGCAGCGCCGAGCAGGAACGCGCCCGGGTACCACTGCCCGAGCACGTCACCCGGGTCCGGACGGCCCCCCTGTGGGCCCCCGCCGACGACGGGCGGACCTACTCCCGGCGGGAGCGCCGGCGGTTCACGGACTGCTTCAGGCAGCTGGTCCACGGGATCTGCGCCGGCGAGGCGGAGCCCTTCGCGGCCGGGCTGTACGGGCTCGCCGGACTCGCCCGCGAACAGGGCGGGATGTACGCGGCCCTGCGCTCCGAGTCCGCGGTGCGGGCCCTGGAGTCCGCCTGCCGGGCGCCGGGCGCCGCCCGCACCGTACAGACCGCGCAGGTGGCCGACCTGCTGGAGTTCGTGGACGAACTCGAAGTCATGCTGCGGCCGTTGTCCCTGGACTGGTACGGGGAGAACGCCCGGGCCGAGGGCAGTCTCGGCGAGGCCGACATCTGCCACGCGGCCGCGGGAGGCGTGGCCGCGCTCCCCGGACTCCTGGCCAAACGCTTCTTCGGGGTCCCGCTGCTGGTCACCGAGTACGGGGTCCAGCTCCGAGCCCACTACCTGTCCCGGCTCGGCACCCGCGGCGAGCCGGAGACCCGCCCCGCCGTACGGGCCCTGCTCGCGGCCTTCCAACTGCGGCTGGCCACCGAGATCTACGCCCGGGCCGACTTCCTGACCCCCGGGAACGCGCACGCCCGGCGCTGGCAGGAACGGTGCGGGGCCACCCGGGAACGGCTGCGGACCGTCTATCCCGGGATGGAGGCGGACCGATTCGCCACCGTCGGCGAGGCCCCGGACCGTGGGGACCCCGACACCCTGGTGTGGGTCGGCCGGATAGAGCCCGCCAAGGACCTCATCGCCCTGCTGCACGCCTTCGCCGAGGTCCGCCGGGCCGCGCCCGGCACCCGGCTGCGGATCTTCGCCACGGCCATGACCCCCGGCTACCTCGCCGACTGCCGCTCCCTGGCCGCCCAGCTCTTCCCCGACGAGGCCGCCGACTCGGTCACGGTCGGGGAGAACCCGGTCACCTTCGAGGAGATCGGCGGACCCGACGCCCCCACCAAGGCCGAGGCGTACGGCGCCGGGCGCGTCGTCGTCCTGTCCTCCGTGATCGAGGGCTTCCCGGTCACGCTCGCCGAGGCGATGCTCTGCGGGCGCGCGACCGTATCCACCGACGTGGGCGCGGTCTGCGAGGTCATCGGGGGCACCGGGCTCGTCGTCCCGCCGCGCAACCCCCGGGCGCTCGCCGAGGCCTGCCTGTCCCTGCTGCACGACCCCGAGCGGGCGCAGCGGCTCGGCGCCGCCGCCCGGGCGCGGGCCCTGGAGCTCTTCACCGTCGAGCAGAACGTGGCCGCCTTCCAGGAGATCTACCTGCGGCTGCTGGCCAAGGGCTCCGCGCGGCCGGACGGCGAGATCCCCTTCGCCAGGCCCCCGGAGGCGCGGGTGCCGGGCCACTGGACCAGCCCGACCTGGGCTCCCGCCCCGGAACCGTCCCCGGAGGCCGCCGTATGA
- a CDS encoding spherulation-specific family 4 protein — protein MPHLTTPPGAMTAAATEAGRLGLGIPGYAHPLLAPVEWAELTRPGTPLHWAVLNIADGPGGRPDPHCTEAAAKLRRAGGMILGHLAMRDGSRSFGELVSDAHRFRDWYGVGGFYLAGAPAGKAELASVSRVVDCLRGLGEDLRIVLGHGTHPYEGYAEAADQLVTFSGAWSDYRWSQVAEWTADHPAERFCHLVHGVPRAHLEEAMRIARWQGAGTIWFTDRLGTRGSDPWASMPAYWDEIVSRIGTGVLE, from the coding sequence GTGCCGCATCTGACGACGCCGCCCGGGGCCATGACCGCCGCCGCGACCGAGGCCGGCCGCCTCGGCCTCGGCATCCCCGGCTACGCGCACCCGCTCCTCGCCCCCGTCGAGTGGGCCGAGCTGACCCGCCCCGGTACCCCGCTGCACTGGGCCGTGCTCAACATCGCGGACGGCCCGGGCGGGCGGCCCGATCCGCACTGCACGGAAGCGGCCGCGAAGCTGCGCCGCGCGGGCGGCATGATCCTCGGCCATCTCGCGATGCGGGACGGATCGCGGTCCTTCGGGGAGCTGGTCTCCGACGCCCACCGCTTCCGCGACTGGTACGGGGTCGGCGGTTTCTACCTGGCCGGGGCGCCGGCCGGCAAGGCGGAACTGGCCTCGGTGAGCCGGGTCGTGGACTGCCTGCGGGGCCTCGGCGAGGACCTGCGGATCGTGCTCGGGCACGGCACGCACCCGTACGAGGGCTATGCGGAGGCCGCCGACCAGCTGGTCACCTTCTCTGGGGCCTGGTCCGACTACCGCTGGTCGCAGGTGGCCGAGTGGACCGCGGACCATCCGGCGGAGCGGTTCTGCCACCTCGTCCACGGGGTGCCGCGCGCGCATCTGGAGGAGGCCATGCGGATCGCCCGTTGGCAGGGGGCGGGCACGATCTGGTTCACCGACCGGCTCGGGACGCGCGGCAGCGACCCGTGGGCTTCGATGCCCGCGTACTGGGACGAAATCGTCTCAAGGATCGGGACAGGTGTCTTGGAATGA
- a CDS encoding alpha/beta hydrolase, with product MPTHAWRVTAAATLTAGLLATAACSGDGDGKKTTADGSPEVKPLKWGDCEAPTAAQGGGQAPPKDWQCATLDVPLDYAKPEGKTIPIALIRAKARDQKNRLGSLVFNFGGPGGSGISTLPGSAKEYEALRARYDLVSFDPRGVGGSDPVLCQNDKQLDQYFAEDSSPETPEEEKAFIENIRKYQEACKKNSSELLPHVGTENAARDLDRIRQALGDEKLNYFGISYGTELGGVYAHLFPKNVGRAVFDAVVDPTKTAEGSALGQAKGFQLALGNFAQDCVDRGDECRLQGSTPQEIEANIIKLQKALAAKPIPGIAGRMLTETQATNGIAQALYSKELWPLLEQGLDEAEGGQGQLLMALSDALNGRDQQGRYSNIGAANTAINCVDDKDRYTLEQTKAKLAEFRAASPVFGDLLGWAMMSCTGWPVPGTWETPDVSAPGSDPILVIGNTGDPATPYEGARNMVERLGPGVGVELTYKGEGHGAYNSGDPCVQKAVDTYLLDGKTPASGTVCTAAPNPTPPPEAPESSAA from the coding sequence ATGCCGACACACGCCTGGCGGGTCACCGCCGCCGCCACGCTCACCGCCGGGCTGCTCGCCACGGCCGCCTGTTCCGGGGACGGCGACGGGAAGAAGACGACGGCCGACGGCTCCCCGGAGGTCAAGCCCCTGAAATGGGGCGACTGCGAGGCCCCGACCGCCGCCCAGGGCGGTGGTCAGGCCCCGCCCAAGGACTGGCAGTGCGCCACCCTCGACGTCCCGCTCGACTACGCGAAGCCCGAGGGCAAGACGATCCCGATCGCCCTGATCCGGGCCAAGGCGCGGGACCAGAAGAACCGGCTGGGCTCGCTGGTCTTCAACTTCGGCGGCCCCGGAGGTTCCGGTATCAGCACGCTGCCGGGCTCCGCGAAGGAGTACGAGGCCCTGCGTGCCCGGTACGACCTGGTGAGCTTCGATCCGCGCGGGGTGGGCGGCAGCGATCCGGTCCTGTGCCAGAACGACAAGCAGCTCGACCAGTACTTCGCCGAGGACTCCTCCCCCGAGACCCCGGAGGAGGAGAAGGCCTTCATCGAGAACATCCGGAAGTACCAGGAGGCCTGCAAGAAGAACTCGTCCGAGCTGCTCCCCCACGTCGGCACGGAGAACGCCGCCCGCGACCTGGACCGCATCCGCCAGGCCCTCGGCGACGAGAAGCTGAACTATTTCGGCATCTCCTACGGCACCGAGCTCGGCGGGGTCTACGCCCACCTCTTCCCCAAGAACGTCGGCCGGGCCGTCTTCGACGCCGTCGTCGACCCGACCAAGACCGCCGAGGGGAGCGCCCTGGGCCAGGCCAAGGGCTTCCAGCTCGCGCTCGGCAACTTCGCGCAGGACTGCGTGGACCGCGGTGACGAGTGCCGGCTCCAGGGCAGCACGCCCCAGGAGATCGAGGCCAACATCATCAAGCTGCAGAAGGCGCTGGCCGCCAAGCCCATCCCGGGCATCGCGGGCAGGATGCTCACCGAGACCCAGGCGACCAACGGCATCGCGCAGGCCCTGTACTCGAAGGAGCTGTGGCCGCTGCTGGAACAGGGCCTCGACGAGGCGGAGGGCGGCCAGGGGCAACTGCTGATGGCCCTGTCCGACGCGCTCAACGGCCGTGACCAGCAAGGGCGTTACAGCAACATCGGCGCGGCCAACACCGCCATCAACTGCGTGGACGACAAGGACCGCTACACCCTGGAGCAGACGAAGGCCAAGCTCGCGGAGTTCCGCGCCGCCTCACCCGTCTTCGGAGACCTCCTCGGCTGGGCCATGATGTCGTGCACCGGCTGGCCGGTCCCCGGCACCTGGGAGACCCCCGACGTCTCGGCTCCGGGCTCCGACCCGATCCTGGTGATCGGCAACACCGGCGACCCGGCCACCCCGTACGAGGGCGCCCGCAACATGGTGGAGCGGCTCGGCCCGGGCGTGGGTGTGGAGCTCACCTACAAGGGCGAGGGGCACGGCGCGTACAACAGCGGCGACCCGTGCGTGCAGAAGGCGGTCGACACCTATCTGCTGGACGGGAAGACGCCCGCCTCGGGCACCGTCTGCACCGCGGCCCCGAACCCGACGCCGCCGCCCGAGGCGCCGGAGTCGTCGGCCGCCTGA